Proteins from a genomic interval of Nitrospina gracilis Nb-211:
- a CDS encoding formylglycine-generating enzyme family protein, with the protein MMRFFKFLLAFGLCLILVSCSQGETPSETPEAPSVAEIEQEAGPGPEAAQLPKRVEPVVLSEADRKIAAMAPEGMVFIKGGCFIMGNNNAQVDEKFEREVCIEDYFMDKYEVTQERWERVMGFNPSKFIHPNNPVEQVNYYDIQKFIKKSSGACRLPTEAEWEYAARAGAETRYYWGNVMDGEYAWFMDNAEGVTHPVGQKKPNAFGLYDMMGNVWEWTEDWWQNVYPPQKLTDPTGPNTGEYKVIRGGSIDSSAGALRLTNRTWLNPKNRVYSKISTYGGLVNEKFNYIGFRCVVSADTWLKSQPVRKVKNEGEGELSPNPPEKTAQP; encoded by the coding sequence ATGATGCGTTTTTTCAAATTTCTGTTGGCCTTTGGTCTGTGCCTGATTCTGGTGTCCTGCTCGCAGGGAGAAACCCCGAGCGAAACCCCTGAAGCGCCCTCCGTTGCCGAGATCGAGCAGGAGGCGGGGCCCGGTCCGGAGGCCGCCCAGCTTCCGAAACGCGTGGAGCCGGTGGTGCTGAGTGAGGCGGACAGGAAAATCGCCGCCATGGCACCCGAAGGCATGGTGTTCATCAAGGGTGGCTGCTTCATCATGGGCAACAACAATGCCCAGGTCGATGAAAAGTTCGAGCGCGAGGTGTGCATCGAAGATTATTTCATGGACAAGTATGAGGTGACGCAGGAACGCTGGGAACGGGTGATGGGATTCAATCCGTCGAAGTTCATCCATCCCAATAACCCGGTGGAACAGGTCAACTACTACGACATCCAGAAATTTATCAAGAAGAGCAGCGGCGCCTGCCGCCTGCCTACCGAAGCTGAATGGGAATACGCTGCCCGGGCGGGAGCCGAGACCCGTTACTACTGGGGCAACGTGATGGACGGCGAATATGCGTGGTTCATGGACAACGCGGAAGGCGTCACGCATCCGGTGGGGCAGAAGAAACCGAACGCCTTCGGTCTTTACGACATGATGGGCAACGTCTGGGAATGGACGGAGGACTGGTGGCAGAACGTGTACCCGCCGCAGAAACTGACCGACCCCACCGGCCCCAACACCGGCGAGTATAAAGTCATCCGCGGAGGTTCCATCGATTCCTCGGCCGGGGCCCTGCGCCTGACCAACCGCACCTGGCTGAACCCGAAGAACCGCGTGTATTCGAAGATATCCACCTATGGCGGGCTGGTGAACGAAAAGTTCAACTACATCGGGTTCCGTTGCGTGGTGTCGGCCGATACATGGCTCAAGTCGCAACCCGTGCGCAAGGTGAAGAATGAAGGGGAGGGGGAACTCTCTCCGAACCCGCCGGAAAAAACGGCTCAGCCCTGA
- a CDS encoding Fur family transcriptional regulator: protein MSNKEQEVLEKYISQHNLKITKQRRAVLEAFLNCEDHVSAEELYKIVSSKEPKIGLATVYRTLSLLTESGLAAELDFGDGQKRYELNYAHEHHDHMICTECGKIIEFHNEVIEKLQEEVAQKNGFKMTSHKLDLFGICKECQQ from the coding sequence ATGAGCAATAAAGAACAGGAAGTACTTGAAAAGTACATTTCCCAGCACAACCTGAAAATCACCAAGCAACGCCGAGCCGTGCTGGAAGCATTTCTTAATTGTGAAGATCACGTCAGCGCCGAGGAACTTTACAAGATCGTTTCCTCCAAGGAACCAAAGATCGGCCTCGCCACCGTGTACCGCACCCTTTCCCTGCTGACGGAGAGTGGACTGGCCGCCGAGCTGGATTTCGGCGACGGGCAGAAGCGGTACGAATTGAATTATGCCCACGAACACCACGACCATATGATCTGCACGGAATGCGGCAAGATCATTGAGTTCCACAACGAAGTCATCGAAAAACTACAGGAAGAAGTCGCGCAGAAAAACGGCTTCAAGATGACTTCCCACAAACTCGACCTGTTCGGAATCTGCAAGGAGTGCCAGCAGTAA
- the hisS gene encoding histidine--tRNA ligase yields MKIQSIRGVKDILPGEIEKWHKVEAAARRVFAPYGFQEIRLPIFESTSLFKRSIGETTDIVEKEMYTFTDRGGEEITLRPEGTASVVRSYIQHKMHGQNRLVKLYYMGPMFRYERPQAGRFRQFYQIGAEALGSASPLVDAEVMTMLIALFRDLGLDNVELQINSLGCPECRPPYRELLKDAIRRHLDELCSNCTSRYERNPLRVLDCKVERDREIALTLPRISDHLCDACKENFTAVQAALTSMNTPFTLNTQLVRGLDYYTRTTFEVVGTEGLGSQNAICGGGRYDTLVEEFDGPPTPCFGFAVGVERLIATLPESTWQDITTKPDLFAVLMGDEARQRGQEVIQKLRATGWHVELDYEGGSMKSQMRKANREESRFALIIGDNEIESGQYVLKNMAGGEQIPIEANHCVEQIEAHLKTTQT; encoded by the coding sequence ATGAAAATTCAGAGCATACGCGGCGTCAAAGACATCCTTCCCGGGGAAATCGAAAAATGGCACAAGGTGGAAGCCGCCGCGCGGCGTGTGTTCGCGCCCTACGGATTCCAGGAAATCCGTCTGCCCATTTTCGAAAGCACCAGTCTGTTCAAACGCAGTATCGGCGAGACCACCGACATCGTTGAAAAGGAGATGTACACCTTCACCGACCGCGGCGGCGAGGAGATCACTTTGCGGCCGGAAGGCACGGCCTCGGTCGTGCGTTCGTACATTCAGCACAAAATGCACGGCCAGAACCGGCTGGTGAAACTGTATTACATGGGCCCGATGTTCCGTTATGAGCGGCCGCAGGCAGGCCGCTTCCGCCAGTTTTACCAGATCGGCGCGGAGGCGCTGGGCTCGGCGAGTCCTCTGGTGGACGCGGAAGTCATGACCATGCTCATCGCCCTGTTCCGCGACCTGGGCCTCGACAACGTCGAGCTGCAGATCAACTCGCTGGGTTGCCCGGAGTGCCGCCCGCCTTACCGCGAGTTGTTGAAAGACGCCATCCGCCGGCACCTCGACGAACTGTGTTCCAATTGCACTTCGCGTTACGAACGCAATCCCCTGCGCGTGCTCGACTGCAAGGTGGAACGCGACCGGGAGATCGCCCTCACCCTGCCGCGCATCTCGGATCACCTCTGCGATGCGTGCAAGGAAAATTTCACCGCCGTGCAGGCGGCGCTCACCAGCATGAACACCCCGTTCACACTGAACACGCAACTCGTGCGCGGGCTCGATTACTACACCCGCACGACGTTCGAGGTGGTGGGCACGGAAGGGCTGGGTTCGCAGAATGCCATCTGCGGCGGCGGTCGCTACGACACGCTGGTGGAGGAATTCGACGGACCACCCACGCCCTGCTTCGGATTCGCCGTCGGCGTGGAGCGCCTCATCGCCACCCTGCCTGAATCCACCTGGCAGGACATCACGACCAAACCGGATCTGTTCGCTGTGCTGATGGGAGACGAGGCCAGACAGCGCGGCCAGGAAGTGATCCAGAAACTGCGCGCCACCGGATGGCACGTGGAGCTGGATTACGAAGGCGGAAGCATGAAAAGCCAGATGCGGAAAGCCAACCGCGAGGAAAGCCGCTTCGCACTCATCATAGGCGATAACGAGATCGAAAGCGGCCAGTACGTTTTAAAAAACATGGCGGGCGGCGAGCAGATTCCGATCGAGGCCAACCACTGTGTGGAGCAAATCGAAGCACACTTGAAAACCACTCAAACCTGA
- the fbp gene encoding class 1 fructose-bisphosphatase, giving the protein MDRTTLVQFIRRQEKMTPGATGEFTNLMNEVLVGAKIVSLQVNNAGLGEDILGMSGRVNVQGEEVQKLDDYANDIFIKLVGESGNICAITSEENEKPVIIPPDRAGKYIFMVDPLDGSSNIDVNVNIGTIFSVYRKQSPGPDVTDDDLLQPGHQQVAAGYIIYGPSTLFVYTSGNGVHTFTLDPALGEFFLSTQDMRIPNQGSTYSVNEGNSQIWQEPQKKLVEYLKENDKATKRPYKLRYIGSLVADFHRTLLKGGIFMYPGDKKSPEGKLRYAFEAAPMAMIVENAGGKATDGKQRILDIRPTHIHQRVPLYIGSPEDMDRAHSLLS; this is encoded by the coding sequence TCACCAACCTCATGAATGAAGTGCTGGTGGGCGCCAAGATCGTGTCCCTTCAGGTCAACAACGCCGGTTTGGGCGAAGATATTCTGGGCATGTCCGGCCGCGTCAACGTGCAGGGCGAGGAGGTGCAGAAGCTCGACGACTACGCCAACGACATCTTCATCAAGCTCGTGGGCGAGTCCGGCAACATCTGCGCCATCACCTCCGAGGAAAACGAGAAACCCGTCATCATTCCGCCGGACCGCGCGGGCAAATACATCTTCATGGTCGATCCGCTCGACGGCTCGTCGAACATCGACGTCAACGTCAACATCGGCACCATCTTCTCCGTGTACCGCAAGCAGAGCCCGGGGCCGGACGTGACCGACGACGACCTTCTGCAACCCGGTCACCAGCAGGTGGCGGCGGGCTACATCATTTACGGGCCCAGCACGCTGTTCGTGTACACCTCCGGCAACGGCGTGCACACCTTCACCCTGGACCCGGCGCTGGGCGAATTTTTCCTGTCCACGCAGGACATGAGGATTCCCAACCAGGGTTCGACTTACAGCGTCAACGAGGGCAACTCGCAGATCTGGCAGGAGCCGCAGAAAAAGCTCGTCGAGTACCTCAAGGAAAACGACAAGGCGACGAAGCGGCCCTACAAACTTCGTTATATCGGATCGCTGGTGGCCGACTTCCACCGCACCCTGCTCAAGGGCGGCATCTTCATGTATCCCGGCGACAAGAAAAGCCCCGAGGGCAAACTGCGCTACGCATTCGAAGCCGCGCCGATGGCGATGATCGTGGAGAATGCCGGCGGCAAGGCAACGGACGGCAAGCAACGCATCCTGGACATCCGGCCCACGCACATCCATCAGCGTGTCCCCCTGTACATCGGCAGTCCCGAGGACATGGACCGGGCGCATTCCCTGCTTTCATGA